A single genomic interval of Calypte anna isolate BGI_N300 chromosome 3, bCalAnn1_v1.p, whole genome shotgun sequence harbors:
- the MRPL19 gene encoding 39S ribosomal protein L19, mitochondrial, whose protein sequence is MAAACGRLLPRRAAPGVVGLAAARPDRFFSSSGYRISSDGKPAKFQPPPKPVIIAKQKQREERRFLSPEFIPPRGRKDPLKFFIERKDMIQRRKVFNIPEFYVGSILAVTTADPFANDKINRFVGICIQRGGKGLGATFVLRNVIEDQGIEICYELYNPRIQAIEVLKLEKRLDENLMYLRDALPEYSTVDVNMKPVARLEHEEIPVNTLQVRMKPKPWSKRWERPKYNIKGIKFELPEEKMRKAQKWSQPWLEFDMLREYDTSKIEEKIWKEVNEELKK, encoded by the exons ATGGCAGCCGCCTGCGGGAGGCTGCTGCCGCGCAGGGCCGCCCCGGGGGTCGTGGGCCTCGCCGCCGCCCGACCCGACA ggtttttttcttcctcgGGCTATCGAATTAGCAGCGATGGAAAGCCAGCAAAATTCCAGCCGCCTCCAAAGCCCGTCATTATTGCcaagcagaagcagagagaggagaggag GTTCTTGAGCCCTGAATTTATACCtcccagaggaagaaaagaccctttaaaattttttatagAAAGAAAGGATATGATACAGAGACGGAAAGTCTTCAACATCCCAGAGTTCTATGTTG gcaGCATTCTGGCTGTTACCACTGCAGATCCCTTTGCCAATGACAAAATCAATCGCTTCGTGGGCATCTGCATccaaagaggagggaaggggcttGGTGCTACCTTTGTCCTTCGGAACGTCATAGAAGACCAAG GTATTGAAATATGTTATGAGCTGTATAATCCTCGAATCCAGGCAATTGAGGTTCTGAAGCTGGAAAAGAGACTGGATGAGAACCTGATGTACCTCCGAGATGCCCTCCCAGAGTACAGCACTGTGGATGTGAACATGAAACCTGTGGCTCGTTTAGAGCATGAGGAAATTCCTGTCAACACG CTGCAGGTACGAATGAAACCTAAACCATGGTCAAAACGGTGGGAAAGGCCCAAATATAATatcaaaggaataaaatttgAGCTACCtgaagaaaagatgagaaaagcacagaagtggAGCCAGCCTTGGCTAGAGTTTGATATGCTGCGAGAATATGATACTTCAAAAATAGAGGAGAAAATTTGGAAAGAAGTGAATgaagaacttaaaaaataa